In Mixophyes fleayi isolate aMixFle1 chromosome 4, aMixFle1.hap1, whole genome shotgun sequence, the following proteins share a genomic window:
- the PCYOX1 gene encoding prenylcysteine oxidase 1, which produces MKLTAVFTFILCSLRIAATEELRHPPSRIAVVGAGIGGTSAAYFLRQKFGRHVQIDIIEKGDVGGRLSTVEMEGNHYEAGGSVIHPLNLHMKSFVKELGLGTRSLSGNLLGIYNGDEFIFQESEWYLINVIKMLWNYGLNFLRMYMWVEDVLDKFMRIYRYQTFDYSFSTTESLLHAVGGNDFTTKLNMTIDEAMQKSGFSQKFIDDIVVPAMRVNYGQGVKVNGFVGAVSLAGTDSGLWAVEGGNKLVCSGLIYASKAQLIMGTVTSVQERVRPTKSGGTVKLYEVSYETSAGPGLGMYDIVFLATPLNKEIANIDFLGFNPPIETFSKPYQQTVATFVHGRINASFFGCAKPCQFDLSEILTTDNPKHFISSIGSVSPVKPVPESDVSKNSDLKVWKVFSPEPLTDNQLRLLFESYHAVSAKKWLAYPKYTPPEKSPPIILHDGIYYVNSIEWAASAMEMSAISAKNVVLLAYHRWNGKDEHINQEDLAERLKSEL; this is translated from the exons CGGTTGTGGGAGCTGGAATTGGTGGCACCTCAGCAGCATATTTTCTACGCCAGAAGTTTGGAAGACATGTTCAAATCGACATAATTGAGAAGGGGGATGTGGGAGGTCGACTATCTACTGTGGAGATGGAAGGAAACCACTATGAAGCTGGGGGGTCCGTGATACACCCCCTGAATCTCCATATGAAATCCTTTGTCAAGGAGCTGG GTCTTGGTACTCGCTCACTATCTGGTAATCTGCTTGGGATTTACAACGGGGATGAGTTCATTTTTCAAGAGAGCGAATGGTACCTGATAAACGTTATCAAAATGCTTTGGAATTATGGACTCAACTTCCTACGCATGTACATGTGGGTAGAAGACGTTTTGGATAAATTCATGAG AATTTACCGGTACCAGACCTTTGACTATTCATTCTCCACCACGGAATCCTTACTTCATGCCGTGGGGGGCAATGATTTCACCACAAAGCTAAACATGACCATAGATGAAGCAATGCAGAAATCTGGCTTCTCCCAGAAGTTCATCGATGATATAGTCGTTCCGGCTATGAGAGTCAACTACGGGCAAGGAGTTAAAGTCAATGGATTTGTTG GGGCAGTGTCTCTGGCTGGTACTGACTCAGGACTATGGGCGGTGGAAGGTGGGAACAAGCTGGTTTGCTCTGGCTTAATCTATGCTTCAAAGGCTCAGCTAATTATGGGCACCGTCACCTCTGTGCAAGAGAGGGTTCGTCCTACAAAGTCTG GCGGTACAGTGAAACTGTATGAAGTGAGTTATGAGACCAGTGCAGGGCCTGGGCTGGGCATGTATGATATTGTATTCTTGGCAACGCCACTCAATAAGGAGATTGCCAACATTGATTTCCTGGGCTTCAACCCACCCATAGAGACTTTTTCCAAACCATACCAACAGACGGTGGCTACTTTTGTCCATGGACGGATCAATGCTTCTTTCTTTGGATGTGCAAAGCCATGTCAATTTGACCTATCGGAGATATTAACCACAGATAACCCCAAACATTTTATCAGCAGCATTGGTTCTGTGTCCCCGGTGAAACCGGTACCGGAATCTGACGTTTCAAAAAACTCTGATCTTAAAGTCTGGAAAGTCTTTTCTCCGGAGCCACTGACGGATAATCAGTTGCGCCTGTTGTTTGAATCTTATCATGCAGTAAGTGCAAAAAAATGGCTGGCTTATCCTAAGTATACTCCACCAGAGAAATCACCCCCAATAATACTGCATGATGGTATTTATTATGTGAACAGCATAGAGTGGGCAGCCAGTGCCATGGAGATGAGTGCTATCTCCGCCAAGAATGTGGTTCTTCTAGCTTATCATCGGTGGAATGGAAAGGATGAACACATCAATCAAGAGGATTTGGCAGAGCGCCTCAAGTCTGAGTTATAG